From Rhodamnia argentea isolate NSW1041297 chromosome 10, ASM2092103v1, whole genome shotgun sequence, a single genomic window includes:
- the LOC115741997 gene encoding AMP deaminase-like — MPTPAQWPRVFIPAFSYYAYYCYANLYTLNKLRELKGMTTIRFRPHSGEAGDIDHLAATFLTSHNIAHGINLRKSPVLQYLYYLARIGLAMSPLSNSSLFLDYHRNPFQLFFLRGLNVSLSTDNPLH, encoded by the exons ATGCCCACACCTGCTCAATGGCCTAGAGTATTCATTCCAGCATTTTCGTACTATGCTTACTATTGTTACGCAAATCTCTACACCTTGAACAAG CTTCGGGAGTTGAAGGGAATGACAACTATAAGATTTCGTCCACATTCCGGGGAG GCTGGTGACATTGATCACCTTGCTGCAACATTTCTCACTTCTCACAACATTGCACATGGGATCAATTTGAGAAAGTCTCCCGTACTCCAGTATCTGTATTATCTTGCACGA ATCGGTCTGGCCATGTCTCCTCTGAGCAACAGTTCTTTATTTCTAGACTATCACAGGAATCCTTTTCAACTATTTTTCCTGAGGGGTTTAAATGTGTCTCTTTCAACGGACAATCCACTTCACTAA
- the LOC115741996 gene encoding uncharacterized protein LOC115741996 — protein MSCALSFFCNKLKISQIRFQSEVLEISFPDDYHPTVAVLHQPCLSGDRYCLLQVLNLEWSSGAETLRCIGRVDLALAGSFADMILLPSVGAGGNLSADLLLLTCPGQLHFFDDSYLSNLMSQHERKPSVSGLEFPTVIPARNPLLTSARLYKLPECSSKDLSKISTVAKPVISVHGKSDWPLTGGVPCQLSNTEESVVGKVYIAGYQDRSVRMWDATHPVLSFIFTLEGQVQGIQVAGLTASVSSLDLCVFTLNLAVGNESGFVLIYNLKSRTTDKNFHFITDSRHKVHPLLLEEACQCKAIFSLFNSPVQVLQFVNHASKLTVGFQSGQVAVLDMGPLSVLFCSDCSCGSLSPVISIYWRSCGNIDSTLKSQKIAEVNMSANPRDESAFVLTKDAKILIIDGGMGNRISSCPLLLKKKSTPIAMYAIGK, from the exons ATGAGTTGTGCGCTCTCGTTCTTCtgcaacaaattgaaaatttctcaaataaggttTCAAAGTG aagttttagaaatttcatttccAGATGATTATCATCCGACTGTTGCAGTTCTCCACCAACCATGTCTATCCGGGGATAG GTACTGCTTGCTTCAGGTTTTAAATCTTGAATGGTCATCGGGGGCAGAAACTCTGAGATGTATTGGGCGTGTTGATCTCGCCTTAGCTGGCTCTTTTGCGGATATGATTTTGTTACCAAGTGTTGGAGCAGGGGGTAATCTTAGTGCTGATCTTCTTTTATTGACCTGTCCTGGGCAACTGCATTTTTTCGATGACTCCTACCTTTCTAACTTGATGTCTCAACATGAGAGAAAACCATCTGTTTCTGGTTTAGAGTTTCCTACAGTAATACCAGCAAGAAATCCATTGCTGACTTCGGCAAGGCTTTATAAGTTACCAGAATGCTCGTCAAAGGACCTCTCAAAG ATAAGTACAGTGGCCAAACCAGTAATTTCCGTACATGGTAAATCAGATTGGCCCTTGACTGGAGGTGTGCCCTGTCAATTATCAAATACTGAAGAGAGTGTAGTTGGCAAAGTCTATATAGCTGGATATCAAGACAGATCTGTGAGGATGTGGGATGCGACCCACCCTgtcttgtcttttatttttacattggAAGGACAG GTGCAAGGTATTCAAGTCGCTGGTTTAACTGCATCAGTTTCATCTTTAGACTTGTGTGTTTTCACACTGAATTTGGCTGTTGGCAACGAAAGTGGCTTC GTGCTCATATATAATCTCAAGAGCAGGACAACTGACAAAAACTTTCACTTCATAACAGACTCTAGACACAAAG TGCACCCTTTGCTTTTAGAAGAGGCATGCCAATGCAAagctattttttctcttttcaactCTCCTGTTCAAGTATTACAGTTTGTGAATCATGCAAGCAAACTCACTGTCGGATTTCAGTCTGGCCAA GTTGCAGTGCTTGACATGGGTCCACTATCAGTTTTGTTTTGCTCAGACTGTTCATGTGGTTCTCTGTCACCTGTTATTTCCATTTATTGGAGATCATGCGGTAACATTGATAGTACACTGAAAAGCCAAAAGATTGCGGAAGTGAATATGTCGGCCAATCCTAGAGATGAGAGTGCATTTGTATTGACCAAGGATGCAAAGATTCTTATTATAGATGGTGGTATGGGAAACCGAATCAGTTCTTGTCCCCTgctcttgaaaaagaaatctACTCCAATTGCCATGTATGCTATAGGCAAGTGA